A portion of the Pseudomonas sp. PSE14 genome contains these proteins:
- a CDS encoding 3-keto-5-aminohexanoate cleavage protein, protein MQFFDDSLHPENQDKVVITVAPYGPEWMPEDFPEDIPVTMDEQVQKAVDCYEAGATVLHLHVRELDGKGSKRLSKFNELIAGVREAVPDMIIQVGGSISFAPESDGEAAKWLSDDTRHMLAELTPKPDQVTVAINTTQMNIMELLYPEYLKGTSLEHPAYQAAYSEMTVPAGPAWVEEHLKRLQAANIQPHFQLTGMHALETLERLVRKGVYKGPLNLTWIGIGGGFDGPNPFNFMNFVHRAPDGATVTAESLLKNVLPFNMMAMAMGLHPRCGIEDTIIGQHGQRMTSVEQIQQCVRVAHELGREVASGQEARAIYKIGVQYDSVEETLRMNGMAPNRQPGQKSVPLRA, encoded by the coding sequence ATGCAATTTTTCGACGATTCCCTGCACCCGGAGAACCAGGACAAGGTAGTCATCACCGTGGCCCCCTACGGCCCGGAATGGATGCCCGAGGACTTCCCCGAAGACATCCCGGTGACCATGGACGAACAGGTCCAGAAGGCCGTGGACTGCTACGAAGCCGGCGCCACCGTGCTGCACCTGCACGTGCGTGAGCTGGACGGCAAGGGCTCCAAGCGCCTGTCCAAGTTCAACGAGCTGATCGCCGGCGTGCGCGAAGCCGTGCCGGACATGATCATCCAGGTCGGCGGCTCGATTTCCTTCGCCCCGGAAAGCGACGGCGAGGCGGCCAAGTGGCTGTCCGACGATACCCGTCACATGCTCGCCGAGCTGACCCCCAAGCCCGACCAGGTGACGGTGGCGATCAACACCACCCAGATGAACATCATGGAGCTGCTCTACCCGGAGTACCTCAAGGGCACTTCCCTGGAGCACCCGGCCTACCAGGCGGCCTACAGCGAGATGACCGTGCCGGCCGGCCCGGCGTGGGTCGAGGAACACCTGAAACGCCTGCAGGCGGCCAATATCCAGCCGCACTTCCAGCTCACCGGCATGCACGCCCTGGAAACCCTCGAGCGCCTGGTGCGCAAGGGCGTCTACAAGGGCCCGCTGAACCTGACCTGGATCGGCATCGGCGGCGGCTTCGACGGCCCCAACCCGTTCAACTTCATGAACTTCGTGCACCGCGCGCCGGACGGCGCCACGGTCACCGCCGAGTCGCTGCTCAAGAACGTCCTGCCGTTCAACATGATGGCCATGGCCATGGGCCTGCACCCGCGCTGCGGCATCGAGGACACCATCATCGGCCAGCACGGCCAGCGCATGACCTCGGTCGAGCAGATCCAGCAGTGCGTGCGCGTCGCCCACGAACTGGGCCGTGAAGTCGCCAGCGGCCAGGAAGCCCGCGCCATCTACAAGATCGGCGTGCAGTACGACAGCGTCGAGGAAACCCTGCGCATGAACGGCATGGCGCCCAACCGCCAGCCGGGCCAGAAGTCCGTCCCGCTTCGCGCGTGA
- a CDS encoding Rieske (2Fe-2S) protein, with protein sequence MSGALHIPSERLPARGGRSLFHHDKGIVLLFDVEGCLYAIDDRCPHAGASLFTGRLDGRWLQCPAHGLKFDLDTGCPAGIKGFGVRRYPIEWRADECFLLLDETIAEGVSA encoded by the coding sequence ATGAGTGGCGCGTTGCACATTCCGAGCGAACGGCTGCCCGCACGGGGCGGCCGCAGCCTGTTCCACCATGACAAGGGCATCGTCCTGCTGTTCGACGTGGAAGGCTGCCTGTACGCCATCGACGACCGCTGCCCGCATGCCGGGGCCTCGCTGTTCACCGGCCGCCTGGACGGCCGTTGGCTGCAGTGCCCGGCGCACGGGTTGAAGTTCGACCTGGACACCGGCTGCCCGGCGGGCATCAAGGGTTTCGGCGTGCGTCGCTATCCCATCGAGTGGCGCGCCGACGAGTGCTTCCTGCTGCTCGACGAAACGATCGCCGAGGGAGTTTCCGCATGA
- a CDS encoding ATP-binding cassette domain-containing protein: protein MAPVQGIHDESPVIRAAGLAKQFLVKESGKTVQALKDISLDIPRGQLTALVGPDGAGKTTFLRLVAGLLQADAGSLTVLDLDVHTHPQRVQDRISYMPQRFGLYEDLSVQENLDLYADLHGVPHGQREERYQRLLEMTDLSRFTERPAGKLSGGMKQKLGLACTLVRSPDLLLLDEPTVGVDPLSRRELWEIIQQLIEQEQLSVLVSTSYMDEAERCAEVFLLHQGQLMAKGDPASIRQHADHLCFIATPPPEQPARTLQARLLEDHQNIVDAVPQSGEVRFIRQPDAEQSKLDQLLGGAPVRPVEARLEDGFMFLLRARSDAEAVDMESLKSGTQRHEDGEEAVIEVKDLVRKFGDFTAVASTSFSVRRGEIFGLLGPNGAGKTTTFRMLCGLLPATSGTLQVAGVNLRHARAQARRKVGYVSQKFSLYGNLSVAENLRFFGGAYGLIGKRLSQRMDAVSRQFDLAGQEDAPSGQLPGGFKQRLAMAVGLLHEPEILFLDEPTSGADPLARRGFWQRITALAASGTTIIITTHFMEEAEYCDRIVIQDAGKLLAMGTPQEVREQAGGKGSTLNMEQAFIEIVESNRERARAGAA from the coding sequence ATGGCCCCGGTTCAGGGAATCCACGACGAAAGCCCGGTCATCCGCGCCGCGGGCCTGGCCAAGCAGTTCCTGGTCAAGGAGTCGGGCAAGACGGTACAGGCGCTCAAGGACATCAGCCTGGACATCCCGCGCGGCCAGCTCACCGCGCTGGTCGGCCCGGACGGCGCCGGCAAGACCACCTTCCTGCGCCTGGTCGCCGGGCTTCTGCAGGCCGATGCCGGCAGCCTGACGGTGCTGGACCTGGACGTCCACACCCACCCGCAGCGGGTGCAGGACCGCATCAGCTACATGCCGCAGCGCTTCGGCCTCTACGAGGACCTCAGCGTGCAGGAGAACCTCGACCTCTACGCCGACCTCCACGGCGTGCCCCACGGGCAGCGCGAGGAACGCTACCAGCGCCTGCTGGAAATGACCGACCTGTCGCGCTTCACCGAGCGCCCGGCGGGCAAGCTCTCCGGCGGCATGAAGCAGAAGCTGGGCCTGGCCTGCACCCTGGTGCGCTCGCCGGACCTGCTGCTGCTCGACGAACCCACCGTGGGCGTCGACCCGCTGTCGCGCCGCGAACTCTGGGAAATCATCCAGCAGCTGATCGAGCAGGAGCAGCTCAGCGTGCTGGTCTCCACCTCCTACATGGACGAAGCCGAGCGCTGCGCCGAAGTCTTCCTGCTGCACCAGGGCCAACTGATGGCCAAGGGCGACCCAGCGTCGATCCGCCAGCACGCCGACCACCTCTGCTTCATCGCCACGCCGCCGCCGGAACAGCCCGCGCGCACCCTGCAGGCGCGGCTGCTGGAGGACCACCAGAACATCGTCGACGCCGTGCCGCAATCGGGCGAAGTGCGCTTCATCCGCCAGCCCGACGCCGAGCAATCGAAGCTCGACCAGTTGCTCGGCGGCGCGCCGGTCCGCCCGGTGGAGGCGCGGCTGGAAGACGGCTTCATGTTCCTCCTGCGCGCCCGCAGCGACGCCGAGGCGGTGGACATGGAATCGCTCAAGAGCGGCACGCAGCGTCATGAGGATGGCGAGGAAGCTGTGATCGAAGTGAAGGACCTGGTGCGCAAGTTCGGCGACTTCACCGCCGTGGCCAGCACCAGCTTCAGCGTGCGCCGCGGGGAAATCTTCGGCCTGCTCGGCCCCAACGGCGCCGGCAAGACCACCACCTTCCGCATGCTCTGCGGGCTGCTGCCGGCCACCAGCGGCACCCTGCAGGTGGCCGGGGTCAACCTGCGCCACGCGCGGGCCCAGGCACGACGCAAAGTCGGCTACGTGTCGCAGAAGTTCTCCCTCTACGGCAACCTCTCGGTGGCGGAGAACCTGCGCTTCTTCGGCGGTGCCTATGGCCTGATCGGCAAGCGCCTGAGCCAGCGGATGGACGCGGTGTCGCGGCAGTTCGACCTCGCCGGCCAGGAAGACGCGCCCAGCGGGCAACTGCCGGGGGGCTTCAAGCAACGCCTGGCGATGGCCGTGGGCCTGCTCCACGAGCCGGAAATCCTCTTCCTCGACGAACCCACCAGCGGCGCCGATCCCCTCGCCCGCCGTGGCTTCTGGCAACGCATCACGGCGCTGGCGGCCTCCGGCACCACCATCATCATCACTACTCACTTCATGGAAGAAGCCGAGTACTGCGACCGCATCGTCATCCAGGACGCCGGCAAGCTGCTGGCCATGGGCACCCCGCAGGAAGTGCGCGAGCAAGCCGGCGGCAAGGGCAGCACGCTGAACATGGAGCAGGCATTCATCGAGATCGTGGAAAGCAACCGCGAACGGGCCAGGGCGGGCGCGGCATGA
- a CDS encoding AraC family transcriptional regulator: MVRIAALTNYLEVARHLGLNPQQQLSRVGLSLSMLEHPEQRVPITPVVSLLEESARACGCETFGLRMAESRQLADFGVISLLITHQATLREAIDTIVQYRHLINESLALYVDQEGKTAILREEIITVPPMPMRQGIELAIGTLYRLCAALLGPHWRPISVNLTHDAPADLQVHKRLFGCKIEFGSEFNGIVIPAADLDAANPMADPAMARHARSFVDSLPGATDGSTLNEVRKAIYLLLPMGRATIEQIAQSLGLNVRTLQRRLEENGVTFSDLINEVRRELVLRYMENPRYSLSRIADLLGYGMPSSFTRWFTIQYGMSPAAWRREHTGRELE; this comes from the coding sequence ATGGTTCGTATTGCGGCCCTGACCAACTACCTGGAGGTGGCCCGCCACCTCGGCTTGAACCCCCAGCAACAGCTCAGCCGGGTGGGTCTGAGCCTGTCCATGCTGGAGCACCCCGAGCAGCGCGTGCCCATCACCCCGGTCGTCAGCCTGCTGGAGGAATCGGCCCGCGCCTGCGGCTGCGAGACCTTCGGCCTGCGCATGGCCGAGTCCCGCCAGCTCGCCGATTTCGGCGTGATCAGCCTGCTGATCACCCACCAGGCGACCCTGCGCGAAGCCATCGACACCATCGTCCAGTACCGCCACCTGATCAACGAATCGCTGGCCCTGTACGTGGACCAGGAAGGCAAGACCGCAATCCTGCGCGAAGAGATCATCACCGTGCCGCCGATGCCCATGCGCCAGGGCATCGAACTGGCCATCGGCACCCTCTACCGCCTCTGCGCCGCCCTCCTCGGCCCGCACTGGCGGCCGATCAGCGTGAACCTCACCCACGACGCGCCGGCCGACCTGCAGGTGCACAAGCGCCTGTTCGGCTGCAAGATCGAGTTCGGCAGCGAATTCAACGGCATCGTGATCCCGGCGGCCGACCTCGACGCGGCCAACCCCATGGCCGACCCGGCCATGGCCCGCCACGCGCGCAGCTTCGTCGACTCGCTGCCCGGCGCCACCGACGGCAGCACCCTGAACGAGGTGCGCAAGGCCATCTACCTGCTGCTGCCCATGGGCCGCGCCACCATCGAGCAGATCGCCCAGTCGCTGGGCCTGAACGTACGCACCCTGCAGCGCCGCCTGGAGGAGAACGGCGTGACCTTCTCCGACCTGATCAACGAAGTGCGCCGGGAGCTGGTGCTGCGCTACATGGAAAACCCGCGCTACTCGCTCAGCCGGATTGCCGACCTGCTGGGGTATGGGATGCCCAGTTCGTTCACCCGCTGGTTCACCATTCAGTACGGCATGTCGCCGGCGGCGTGGCGGCGGGAGCATACGGGGCGGGAGTTGGAGTGA
- a CDS encoding DsbA family protein — protein MMPTLNLDMTFDFICPWCLIGKRNLDTALRLLARQRPELDVRVNWLGLQLLPQVPMEGEPFAAFYQRRLGGKRAVRARQMEVRDAARQAGVEIDFERIRSMPNTTYAHRVFQRAAQLGSQSQLERLLELLFRAHFQLGEDIGQRDTLRRLLRACDYIPEQFEEALTDGARAFIGRRVGLADSSVPLFLLDGRAFALGGQSPDQLLVALLRAFDRQEALSA, from the coding sequence ATGATGCCGACGCTGAACCTGGACATGACCTTCGACTTCATCTGCCCCTGGTGCCTGATCGGCAAGCGCAACCTGGACACCGCGCTGCGCCTGCTGGCCCGGCAGCGTCCGGAACTGGACGTGCGGGTGAACTGGCTGGGGCTGCAACTGCTGCCCCAGGTACCGATGGAGGGCGAACCCTTCGCCGCGTTCTACCAGCGCCGCCTGGGCGGCAAGCGGGCGGTGCGCGCACGCCAGATGGAAGTGCGCGACGCCGCGCGCCAGGCCGGGGTCGAGATCGACTTCGAGCGCATCCGCAGCATGCCCAATACCACCTACGCCCACCGCGTGTTCCAGCGTGCCGCCCAGCTGGGCAGCCAGTCGCAGCTGGAGCGCCTGCTGGAACTGCTGTTCCGCGCGCATTTCCAGCTCGGCGAGGACATCGGCCAGCGCGACACCCTGCGGCGCCTGCTGCGCGCCTGCGATTACATTCCCGAGCAGTTCGAGGAGGCACTGACCGACGGCGCTCGCGCTTTCATCGGCCGCCGCGTGGGCCTGGCCGACTCCAGCGTGCCGCTGTTCCTGCTCGACGGGCGCGCCTTCGCCCTTGGTGGGCAGAGCCCGGACCAGCTGCTGGTGGCCCTGCTGCGGGCCTTCGATCGGCAGGAGGCGCTGTCGGCATGA
- a CDS encoding alpha/beta fold hydrolase: MKHNNSTTVLIVPGLRDHVAEHWQTHLQARLPNARSVPPLTEDKLDLDARVAAIQHELAQIDGPVILVAHSAGTLMVAHWAARHDRPIKGALLVTPPDLEGQWPEHYPSPASLAERGWAPLPQQPLPFPTLVASSDNDPLATPEAVQRMASAWGASLVELGRVGHMNPASGFGDWPEADNLIQMLDR, encoded by the coding sequence GTGAAACACAACAACTCCACCACCGTTCTCATCGTTCCCGGCCTGCGCGATCACGTGGCCGAACACTGGCAGACCCATCTTCAGGCCCGCCTGCCGAATGCGCGCAGTGTTCCGCCGCTGACCGAGGACAAGCTTGACCTCGATGCCCGCGTCGCTGCCATCCAGCACGAGCTGGCGCAGATCGATGGCCCAGTGATCCTGGTCGCTCACAGCGCCGGCACCCTGATGGTGGCGCACTGGGCCGCCCGCCACGACCGTCCGATCAAGGGCGCGCTGCTGGTGACCCCGCCGGACCTCGAAGGCCAATGGCCGGAGCACTACCCGAGCCCGGCGAGCCTCGCCGAGCGTGGCTGGGCACCACTGCCGCAGCAACCTCTGCCGTTCCCGACCCTGGTGGCATCCAGCGACAACGATCCGCTCGCCACGCCAGAGGCGGTGCAGCGCATGGCCAGCGCCTGGGGCGCAAGCCTGGTGGAGCTGGGGCGCGTCGGCCACATGAACCCGGCATCCGGCTTCGGTGACTGGCCGGAGGCGGACAACCTGATCCAGATGCTGGATCGCTGA
- a CDS encoding TauD/TfdA family dioxygenase produces MHVEQLTCSIGAEVSGVNLGDAARDDALFDEMRSLLLKHKVLFLRDQDISRADHVAFARRFGELEDHPVAGSDPEHPGLVRIYKTPDLPNDRYENAWHTDATWRESPPMGCVLRCVECPPVGGDTMWANMALAYEMLPAEIKSKIAELRARHSIEASFGAAMPIEKRLALKAMYPDAEHPVVRTHPETGEKVLFVNAFTTHFTNYHTPQNVRFGQDANPGALDLLRYLVSQVYIPEYQVRWRWKKNSVAIWDNRSTQHYAVMDYPPCVRRMERAGIIGDKPF; encoded by the coding sequence ATGCACGTGGAGCAACTGACTTGCAGCATCGGCGCTGAAGTTTCCGGCGTGAACCTGGGCGATGCCGCCCGTGACGATGCACTGTTCGACGAAATGCGCAGCCTGCTGCTGAAACACAAGGTGCTGTTCCTGCGCGACCAGGACATCAGCCGCGCCGACCATGTGGCCTTCGCTCGCCGTTTCGGCGAGCTGGAGGACCACCCGGTGGCCGGCAGCGACCCGGAGCATCCGGGCCTGGTGCGCATCTACAAGACCCCGGACCTGCCCAACGACCGCTACGAGAACGCCTGGCACACCGACGCCACCTGGCGCGAGTCGCCGCCCATGGGCTGCGTGCTGCGCTGCGTGGAATGCCCGCCGGTGGGCGGCGACACCATGTGGGCGAACATGGCGCTGGCCTACGAAATGCTGCCGGCCGAGATCAAGAGCAAGATCGCCGAGCTGCGCGCCCGCCACAGCATCGAGGCGAGCTTCGGCGCGGCGATGCCGATCGAGAAGCGCCTGGCGCTGAAGGCGATGTACCCGGACGCCGAGCACCCGGTGGTGCGCACCCATCCGGAGACGGGCGAGAAGGTGCTGTTCGTCAACGCCTTCACCACCCACTTCACCAACTACCACACCCCGCAGAACGTGCGCTTCGGCCAGGACGCCAACCCCGGCGCGCTGGACCTGCTGCGCTACCTGGTGAGCCAGGTCTACATCCCCGAGTACCAGGTGCGCTGGCGCTGGAAGAAGAACAGCGTGGCGATCTGGGACAACCGCAGTACCCAGCATTACGCGGTGATGGATTACCCACCCTGCGTGCGCCGCATGGAGCGCGCCGGAATCATCGGCGACAAGCCGTTCTGA
- a CDS encoding putative sulfate exporter family transporter, producing MSTAVISALGTRSRTLLPGLLVSAMVAAAATFLSEHYGAPVMLFALLLGLALNFLATDSVCKAGIEFTAREILRLGVALLGIRITFGQIAELGWQPVVMVVVLVTVTILVSIAAARAMGFNFLFGLLTGGATAICGASAALALAAALPAHTQKEKATLFTVLGVSALSTLAMILYPMIVHALGLPPLQAGIFLGGTIHDVAQVVGAGYSISPEVGDSATVVKLMRVAMLLPVILCAAMITRARGVEPGDKRPPLLPWFAVGFVLLAAVNSTGVLAPVVQQAGSKLSQWCLVIAIAALGMKTQLRALATVGIKPILLMVGETVFLAGLVLGMLRLAG from the coding sequence ATGAGCACCGCCGTCATCTCCGCGCTCGGCACCCGCAGCCGCACGCTGCTGCCGGGGCTGCTGGTCAGCGCCATGGTCGCCGCCGCGGCGACCTTCCTCTCCGAACACTACGGCGCGCCGGTGATGCTGTTCGCGCTGTTGCTGGGCCTGGCGCTGAACTTTCTCGCCACCGACAGCGTGTGCAAGGCCGGAATCGAATTTACTGCCCGCGAGATCCTGCGTTTGGGCGTGGCGCTGCTGGGCATCCGCATCACCTTCGGGCAGATCGCCGAGCTGGGCTGGCAGCCGGTGGTCATGGTGGTTGTGCTGGTGACGGTGACCATCCTGGTCTCCATCGCTGCCGCCCGCGCCATGGGCTTCAACTTCCTGTTCGGCCTGCTCACCGGCGGCGCCACGGCCATCTGCGGCGCCTCGGCGGCCCTGGCCCTGGCGGCGGCGCTGCCGGCCCATACGCAGAAGGAAAAGGCCACGCTGTTCACCGTGCTCGGTGTCTCGGCCCTTTCGACCCTGGCGATGATCCTCTACCCGATGATCGTCCATGCCCTGGGCCTGCCGCCGTTGCAGGCGGGCATCTTCCTCGGCGGCACCATCCACGACGTGGCCCAGGTGGTCGGCGCCGGCTACAGCATTTCGCCGGAAGTCGGCGACAGCGCCACGGTGGTCAAGCTGATGCGCGTGGCCATGCTGCTGCCGGTGATCCTCTGCGCGGCAATGATCACCCGCGCCCGCGGTGTCGAGCCGGGCGACAAGCGACCGCCGCTGCTGCCCTGGTTCGCCGTGGGCTTCGTGCTGCTGGCGGCGGTCAACAGCACCGGAGTCCTGGCGCCGGTGGTACAGCAGGCGGGCAGCAAGCTGTCGCAATGGTGCCTGGTGATCGCCATCGCGGCGCTGGGCATGAAGACCCAGCTGCGCGCCCTGGCCACGGTGGGGATCAAGCCGATCCTGCTGATGGTGGGGGAGACGGTGTTCCTGGCGGGGCTGGTGTTGGGGATGTTGCGCCTGGCGGGTTGA
- a CDS encoding quinone oxidoreductase: MAKAVRFYETGGPEVLRYEDVEVGDPGPGQVRLRHVAVGLNYADTYFRNGTYAVPLPSGMGVEAAGVVVAVGEGVHNVVPGDRVTYTGFINTLGAYSTERLVPAAPLIRLPESIAFETAAAMTMRGLTSAYLMRRIHDFKPGDSILLHAAAGGVGLIVSQWARLLGLRVIGTVSSEAKAQVALAHGCSEVIDYSREDVASRVRELTDGRGVDVVFDSVGKDTFMSSLDSLKRRGLMVCVGTASGPIPPFDPVLLAMKGSIFLTRPALADYIADPAEKAALLDELFTHVGNGDIRIEINQHYALEDAVQAHRDLESRKTTGSSIFVI, from the coding sequence ATGGCCAAAGCCGTTCGTTTCTATGAAACCGGGGGTCCCGAAGTCCTGCGTTACGAGGACGTGGAGGTCGGCGATCCCGGCCCGGGGCAGGTTCGCCTGCGCCACGTTGCCGTAGGGCTGAACTACGCGGACACCTACTTCCGTAATGGGACCTACGCGGTGCCCCTGCCCAGCGGCATGGGTGTGGAGGCCGCCGGGGTGGTGGTGGCGGTGGGCGAGGGCGTGCACAACGTCGTACCGGGCGACCGGGTCACCTACACCGGCTTCATCAATACCCTGGGTGCCTACAGCACCGAGCGCCTGGTGCCCGCCGCGCCGTTGATCCGCCTGCCCGAAAGCATTGCCTTCGAGACCGCCGCCGCCATGACCATGCGCGGCCTGACCTCGGCCTACCTGATGCGCCGCATCCATGACTTCAAGCCCGGCGACAGCATCCTGCTGCACGCCGCCGCCGGTGGCGTGGGCCTGATCGTCTCGCAGTGGGCGCGCCTGCTCGGCCTGCGGGTGATCGGCACGGTCTCCAGCGAAGCCAAGGCCCAGGTCGCCCTGGCCCATGGCTGCTCGGAAGTCATCGACTACAGCCGCGAAGACGTTGCCTCGCGGGTTCGCGAGCTGACCGATGGCCGCGGCGTGGACGTGGTGTTCGACAGCGTCGGCAAGGACACCTTCATGTCCTCCCTGGACTCGCTCAAGCGCCGTGGCCTGATGGTCTGCGTCGGCACCGCGTCCGGGCCGATCCCGCCGTTCGACCCGGTCCTGCTGGCGATGAAGGGCTCGATCTTCCTCACCCGCCCGGCGCTGGCCGACTACATCGCCGACCCGGCGGAGAAGGCCGCGCTGCTGGATGAGCTGTTCACCCACGTCGGCAATGGCGACATCCGCATCGAGATCAACCAGCACTACGCGCTGGAAGATGCCGTGCAGGCCCACCGCGACCTGGAGTCGCGCAAGACTACCGGCTCGTCGATCTTCGTCATCTGA
- a CDS encoding HlyD family efflux transporter periplasmic adaptor subunit produces MPKKLLLVVVLVLLLGGGSWWYLQSRESGDKGLVLYGNVDIRQVSLAFIGSERIARMNVDEGDLVKAGDVLASLDTRTLRLQIDKARAQIAAQEQSLLRLKNGTRPEDIDRARAQDQAARAQLDLANTQLRRLQNIRANSPGGRAVSQQDIDSATSQQKVAQAQLEDRQKSLRLARIGPRAEDIAQAEAQLAAARADLALLQHNLDEADLKAPQNATVRSRLLEPGDMASPQRPVYSLALTDPKWIRAYVSEVNLGRLKPGMKAEVFTDSHPDQAIDGHVGFISSVAEFTPKSVQTEELRTSLVYEVRVLVADPDNRLRLGMPATVRFADEPR; encoded by the coding sequence ATGCCGAAGAAGCTGTTGCTGGTCGTCGTTCTGGTGCTGTTGCTGGGGGGCGGGTCATGGTGGTACCTGCAATCCCGCGAAAGCGGAGATAAAGGACTGGTGCTCTACGGCAACGTCGATATCCGCCAGGTTTCGCTGGCCTTCATCGGCAGCGAGCGCATCGCCCGCATGAACGTCGATGAAGGCGACCTGGTAAAGGCCGGCGACGTGCTGGCCAGCCTCGACACCCGCACCCTGCGCCTGCAGATCGACAAGGCCCGGGCGCAGATCGCCGCCCAGGAGCAGAGCCTGTTGCGCCTGAAGAACGGCACGCGCCCCGAGGACATCGACCGCGCCCGCGCCCAGGACCAGGCCGCCCGCGCCCAGCTCGACCTCGCCAACACCCAGCTGCGCCGCCTGCAGAACATCCGCGCCAACAGTCCCGGCGGCCGCGCTGTGAGCCAGCAGGACATCGACAGCGCCACCTCCCAGCAGAAGGTCGCCCAGGCCCAGCTGGAAGATCGGCAGAAATCCCTGCGCCTGGCCCGGATCGGCCCGCGCGCGGAAGACATCGCCCAGGCCGAGGCGCAGCTCGCCGCCGCCCGCGCCGACCTCGCCCTGCTCCAGCACAACCTCGACGAAGCCGACCTCAAGGCGCCACAGAACGCCACCGTGCGTTCGCGCCTGCTGGAACCCGGCGACATGGCCTCGCCGCAACGCCCGGTGTATTCCCTGGCGCTGACCGACCCGAAATGGATTCGCGCCTATGTCAGCGAAGTCAACCTGGGGCGGCTCAAGCCCGGCATGAAGGCCGAGGTCTTCACCGACAGCCACCCGGACCAGGCCATCGACGGTCACGTCGGCTTTATCTCCTCGGTCGCCGAATTCACCCCGAAATCGGTGCAGACCGAAGAGCTGCGCACCAGCCTGGTCTACGAAGTCCGGGTGCTGGTGGCCGACCCCGATAACCGCCTGCGCCTGGGCATGCCGGCCACGGTACGTTTCGCCGACGAGCCGCGCTGA
- a CDS encoding MFS transporter codes for MAIHSVALGDISATTPSVPRRYAWVVFALTFGLLISDYMSRQVLNAVFPLIKGEWALSDAKLGLLSGIVAVMVGLLTFPLSLLADRWGRVRSLSLMAMLWSLATLGCALAQTFPQMFAARFFVGVGEAAYGSVGIAVVISVFPAHLRATLTGAFMAGGMFGSVLGMGLGGVLAAHLGWRWAFAGMALFGLLLALLYPLVVSEKRIAPVAAAEAPRQVGGRSLRSLFGSRSVIAAYLGSGLQLFVAAAVMVWIPSYLNRYYHLDTDKAGLISAVIVLVGGSGMVLCGILCDRLGRANPPRKIVLAIGFCLASCLLLSVAFHLPPGTMQLSLLALGMLVAAGTSGPSGAMVANLTSPAVHGTAFATLTLANNLLGLAPGPLLTGVLADAVGLDRAFQIVPLLSIFAALVFIYARRHYHSDIRRLRGEEEGA; via the coding sequence ATGGCCATCCACTCCGTCGCCCTGGGCGACATTTCCGCCACCACGCCCAGCGTGCCGCGTCGTTATGCCTGGGTCGTGTTCGCCCTGACGTTCGGCCTGCTGATTTCCGATTACATGTCGCGCCAGGTGCTCAACGCCGTCTTTCCGCTGATCAAGGGCGAATGGGCCCTGAGCGATGCCAAGCTCGGCCTGCTCAGCGGCATCGTCGCCGTCATGGTCGGCCTGCTGACTTTCCCCCTTTCGCTGCTCGCCGACCGCTGGGGCCGGGTGCGCAGCCTGTCGCTGATGGCCATGCTCTGGAGCCTGGCGACTCTGGGCTGCGCGCTGGCGCAGACCTTCCCGCAGATGTTCGCCGCACGCTTCTTCGTCGGCGTCGGCGAGGCGGCCTACGGCAGCGTTGGCATCGCCGTGGTGATCTCGGTGTTCCCGGCGCACCTGCGCGCCACCCTGACCGGCGCCTTCATGGCCGGTGGTATGTTCGGCTCGGTGCTGGGCATGGGCCTGGGCGGCGTGCTGGCCGCCCACCTGGGCTGGCGCTGGGCGTTCGCCGGCATGGCGCTGTTCGGCCTGTTGCTGGCGCTGCTGTATCCGTTGGTGGTGAGCGAGAAGCGCATCGCCCCGGTAGCCGCCGCCGAAGCGCCGCGCCAGGTGGGCGGGCGCTCGCTGCGCAGCCTGTTCGGCAGCCGTTCGGTGATCGCCGCCTACCTGGGCAGCGGCCTGCAGCTGTTCGTCGCCGCCGCCGTGATGGTGTGGATTCCCAGCTACCTGAACCGCTACTACCACCTGGACACCGACAAGGCCGGACTGATCTCGGCGGTGATCGTGCTGGTGGGCGGCAGCGGCATGGTGCTCTGCGGCATCCTATGCGACCGCCTGGGTCGCGCCAATCCGCCGCGCAAGATCGTCCTCGCCATCGGTTTCTGCCTGGCCAGCTGCCTGCTGCTGTCGGTGGCGTTCCACCTGCCGCCGGGCACGATGCAACTAAGCCTGCTCGCCCTCGGCATGCTGGTGGCGGCCGGCACCTCCGGGCCGTCCGGCGCCATGGTGGCCAACCTCACCAGCCCGGCCGTGCACGGCACTGCCTTCGCCACCCTGACCCTGGCCAACAACCTGCTGGGCCTGGCGCCCGGCCCGCTGCTCACCGGCGTGCTGGCCGACGCCGTGGGACTGGACCGCGCGTTCCAGATCGTCCCGCTGCTGAGCATCTTCGCCGCGCTGGTGTTCATCTACGCCCGGCGCCACTACCACAGCGATATCCGCCGCCTGCGCGGCGAGGAGGAGGGCGCATGA